In a genomic window of Bradyrhizobium sp. 195:
- a CDS encoding c-type cytochrome, with protein MMSTVARLLIAAMLALAAASCEQGKAAGPDNFIGDARRGADLVKQYRCGGCHDIPGIAGAEGNVGPPLHRIGTRTYIAGYIRNSPDNMADWIEDPQRALPGNAMPRMGIPQKDARDIAAFLYTLK; from the coding sequence ATGATGAGCACCGTCGCACGATTGCTCATTGCCGCAATGCTGGCGCTGGCGGCCGCGTCTTGCGAGCAGGGCAAGGCTGCGGGCCCGGACAATTTCATCGGCGATGCGCGTCGGGGTGCCGACCTCGTCAAGCAGTATCGGTGCGGCGGCTGTCACGATATTCCGGGCATCGCCGGTGCCGAAGGCAATGTCGGCCCGCCCCTGCATCGCATCGGGACGCGCACCTACATTGCCGGCTACATCCGGAACTCGCCGGACAACATGGCTGACTGGATCGAAGATCCGCAGCGTGCGTTGCCCGGCAACGCCATGCCGAGAATGGGTATCCCGCAGAAGGACGCGCGCGACATTGCGGCGTTTCTCTATACGCTGAAGTAG
- a CDS encoding c-type cytochrome — protein sequence MSLRASMLSLLLLSATSGTTFAQQSLPQAQEAQQPVLGPRPNFGGSVGNGRPGVFMQVPVSHLHPGAQPDPPQIKNPVQGDPNAEQRGMTYYVNFNCVGCHAANGGGGMGPALSNSTFTYGAQPENIYLSIYQGRPNGMPAWGGVLPDSVIWDLVTYIGKLSNEPSRQWGRTFSANPLSPEVEQVPTEQVSTTDPWSATKAFSFGQKP from the coding sequence ATGTCGTTGCGCGCAAGCATGCTGTCGTTGCTGCTGTTGTCCGCGACGAGCGGCACGACATTCGCCCAGCAGAGCCTGCCGCAAGCCCAGGAGGCGCAGCAACCAGTGCTCGGGCCGCGTCCCAATTTCGGCGGCAGCGTCGGCAACGGCAGGCCCGGCGTCTTCATGCAGGTGCCGGTCAGTCATCTTCACCCCGGCGCGCAGCCGGACCCGCCGCAGATCAAGAATCCCGTGCAAGGCGATCCGAACGCCGAGCAGCGCGGCATGACCTATTACGTCAACTTCAACTGCGTCGGCTGCCACGCGGCCAATGGCGGCGGCGGCATGGGGCCGGCGCTGAGCAACAGCACCTTCACCTATGGTGCGCAGCCCGAGAACATCTATCTTTCGATTTACCAGGGACGGCCGAACGGCATGCCGGCCTGGGGCGGCGTGCTGCCCGACAGCGTGATCTGGGATCTCGTTACCTATATCGGCAAGCTCAGCAACGAGCCGAGCCGTCAATGGGGCCGCACTTTCTCGGCCAACCCGTTGTCGCCCGAGGTCGAGCAGGTCCCGACCGAGCAGGTTTCGACGACCGATCCCTGGTCCGCCACCAAGGCCTTCAGTTTCGGCCAGAAGCCGTGA
- a CDS encoding substrate-binding domain-containing protein, producing the protein MRPRNKRATIIAGFLTLATSAAAASDGTLRVCADPNNLPFSNSGEAGFENKLAAMVAAAFGEHVSTTWWAQRRGFIRNTLKAGKCDVVMGVPAGYELVETTRPYYRSTYVFVTRQDRQLDLSSLLDPRLHSLTIGVHLIGDDGNNPPPAQALGDQGIVDNLRGYSIYGDYREANPPARLIEAVESGEIDVAAAWGPLGGYFAQRSPVPLTVTPIRDTERFAPQQFQFAIAMGVRKGNHALRDRLNAFIDEHRSEINALLRSYGVPLVELPVTASGGHQ; encoded by the coding sequence ATGCGCCCGCGAAATAAGCGCGCCACCATCATCGCCGGCTTTCTGACACTCGCGACGAGCGCAGCGGCAGCATCGGACGGCACGCTTCGGGTCTGCGCCGACCCGAACAATCTGCCGTTCTCGAACAGCGGCGAGGCGGGATTCGAGAACAAGCTGGCCGCCATGGTGGCCGCGGCTTTCGGCGAGCATGTCTCCACCACCTGGTGGGCGCAGCGACGCGGCTTCATCCGCAACACGCTGAAAGCCGGCAAATGCGACGTGGTGATGGGCGTGCCCGCCGGCTACGAACTCGTGGAGACGACTAGGCCCTATTATCGCTCGACCTATGTCTTCGTCACGCGCCAGGATCGCCAGCTCGATCTCTCCTCGCTGCTTGACCCGCGCCTGCACAGCCTTACGATCGGCGTGCATCTGATCGGCGATGACGGCAACAATCCGCCGCCTGCACAGGCGCTCGGCGACCAGGGCATCGTCGACAATTTGCGCGGCTACTCGATCTACGGCGATTATCGCGAGGCCAATCCACCGGCGCGCTTGATCGAGGCGGTGGAGAGCGGCGAGATCGATGTCGCCGCCGCCTGGGGACCATTGGGGGGTTATTTCGCGCAGCGCTCCCCGGTGCCGCTGACGGTGACGCCGATCCGGGACACCGAGCGCTTTGCGCCTCAGCAATTCCAGTTCGCGATCGCGATGGGCGTGCGCAAAGGCAACCACGCCCTGCGCGACCGTCTCAATGCCTTCATCGACGAGCACCGATCCGAGATCAACGCCCTGCTACGAAGCTATGGCGTGCCTCTGGTGGAGTTGCCCGTCACGGCCTCGGGAGGACATCAGTGA
- a CDS encoding glucose/quinate/shikimate family membrane-bound PQQ-dependent dehydrogenase, which yields MNWFRGAPWLAVTIVVIAIMGLALAGGGAWLAVLGGSVYYVIAGAMLLLTSWLLAIRRAEALWVYAALLLGTMVWAIFEVGLDFWTLAPRGDVLAPLGVWLLLPFIAAHLGPRRRIARRALGVVLIGAAVVLAVSLTRDRHDLAGTLPQNGTTGAVVASGPGVPSAAENWTTYGGSGFGTRYSSLREITADNVKNLKLAWEFRTGDPKGPDDPDEITNQATPLKVGDLLYTCSPHQIVFALEAASGKLRWKFDPKVRHNKAFQHMTCRGVAYHATKAGAVTADGTAAPAECAERIFLPTNDGRMFALDAQSGKPCESFGQHGQIDLKEGSEIQTPGFYEGTSPPVVTDKVLIVGGAVIDNYSDRVPSGVIRGFDVYSGRLIWAFDAGNPDPNEMPSASHHFTAGSPNSWSISAVDEHLGLVYVPLGSSSPDIWGGGRSAEKERYDSAMVALEITTGKLRWSFQNVHHDLWDMDMPSQPSLVDLRSGSGVTPAIYIPAKTGDIFVLDRRDGHQLVPAPEKPVPQGAASGDRLSATQPFSDLSFRPRAMLTDAQMWGSTMFDQLVCRVKFKRLRYEGPFTPPSEQGTLVFPGDFGMFEWGGIAVDPERQIAVANPQSIPFISRLVPRGKDNPAAPDAAHPPGTELGVQPMYGAPYGVDLGIFLSPLGIPCLAPPWGNIAAIDLRTQKVVWQHRIGTIRDQAPLPLPFKLGIPMLGGPIVTAGGVIFITGTMDDYIRAFDVRDGKKLWEDRLPAGGQSTPMAYEAGGKQYVVTVDGGHGSFGTKLGDYVRAYALPN from the coding sequence ATGAACTGGTTCCGGGGCGCGCCGTGGCTCGCCGTCACCATCGTGGTTATCGCGATCATGGGCCTTGCTCTGGCGGGCGGCGGAGCCTGGCTCGCCGTGCTGGGCGGCTCTGTCTATTATGTGATCGCCGGCGCCATGCTCCTGCTCACGAGTTGGCTGCTCGCAATCCGCCGCGCCGAGGCCCTCTGGGTCTATGCTGCGCTGCTGCTCGGCACGATGGTGTGGGCGATCTTCGAAGTCGGCCTGGATTTCTGGACATTGGCGCCGCGCGGCGATGTGCTGGCGCCGCTGGGCGTGTGGCTATTGCTGCCGTTCATCGCGGCTCATCTCGGCCCGCGCCGGCGGATCGCGCGACGGGCTCTCGGTGTGGTTCTGATCGGCGCGGCCGTCGTGCTGGCTGTCTCACTGACGAGAGATCGCCATGACCTTGCCGGCACGTTGCCGCAAAACGGAACGACGGGTGCCGTTGTCGCCTCCGGGCCGGGCGTTCCCTCGGCTGCCGAGAACTGGACCACCTATGGCGGCAGCGGCTTCGGCACGCGCTACTCGTCGCTGCGCGAGATCACTGCGGACAACGTGAAGAACCTGAAGCTCGCCTGGGAATTCCGCACCGGCGACCCCAAGGGTCCTGACGATCCCGACGAGATCACCAACCAGGCGACGCCGCTCAAGGTCGGCGACCTGCTCTACACCTGCTCGCCGCACCAGATCGTGTTCGCGCTCGAGGCGGCAAGCGGGAAATTGCGCTGGAAGTTCGACCCAAAGGTCCGGCACAACAAGGCCTTCCAGCACATGACCTGCCGTGGTGTGGCCTATCACGCCACCAAGGCAGGCGCAGTGACGGCTGACGGCACGGCGGCACCGGCCGAATGCGCTGAGCGCATTTTCCTGCCGACCAATGACGGACGGATGTTCGCGCTGGATGCGCAGAGCGGCAAGCCCTGCGAGAGTTTCGGCCAGCATGGCCAGATCGACCTCAAGGAGGGAAGCGAGATCCAGACGCCCGGCTTCTATGAGGGCACCTCGCCGCCCGTCGTCACCGACAAGGTCCTGATCGTCGGTGGCGCGGTGATCGACAATTATTCGGACCGTGTGCCGTCAGGCGTGATCCGCGGCTTCGACGTTTATTCCGGCCGGCTGATCTGGGCTTTCGACGCCGGCAATCCCGACCCGAACGAGATGCCCTCGGCCTCGCATCATTTCACCGCCGGCTCGCCCAATTCCTGGAGCATCTCGGCCGTCGACGAGCATCTCGGCCTCGTCTACGTCCCGCTCGGCTCGAGTTCGCCGGATATCTGGGGCGGCGGCCGCTCGGCGGAGAAGGAACGCTACGATTCGGCGATGGTGGCGCTCGAGATCACGACCGGGAAGCTGCGCTGGTCCTTCCAGAACGTGCACCACGATCTCTGGGACATGGACATGCCTTCGCAGCCGAGCCTGGTCGATTTGCGGTCGGGCAGCGGCGTGACGCCGGCCATCTACATCCCGGCCAAGACCGGCGACATTTTCGTCCTCGACCGGCGCGACGGGCATCAACTGGTGCCGGCGCCGGAGAAGCCGGTGCCGCAAGGCGCTGCATCCGGTGACCGCCTCTCCGCCACCCAGCCGTTCTCCGATCTGAGTTTCCGTCCCCGCGCCATGCTGACGGACGCGCAGATGTGGGGCAGCACGATGTTCGACCAGCTCGTCTGCCGCGTCAAGTTCAAGCGCCTGCGCTATGAGGGACCGTTCACTCCTCCATCGGAACAGGGCACGCTGGTCTTTCCCGGGGATTTCGGCATGTTCGAATGGGGCGGCATCGCCGTCGATCCGGAGCGCCAGATCGCCGTCGCCAATCCCCAATCGATTCCCTTCATCTCGCGCCTGGTGCCGCGCGGAAAAGACAATCCGGCGGCGCCGGACGCGGCGCATCCGCCCGGCACCGAACTCGGGGTCCAGCCGATGTACGGCGCCCCCTACGGCGTCGATCTCGGCATTTTCCTCTCGCCGCTGGGCATCCCCTGCCTCGCGCCGCCCTGGGGCAATATCGCCGCGATCGATCTCAGGACGCAAAAGGTGGTCTGGCAGCACCGCATCGGCACGATCCGCGACCAGGCTCCTCTCCCGCTGCCGTTCAAGCTCGGCATCCCCATGCTGGGCGGACCGATCGTGACGGCGGGCGGCGTCATCTTCATCACAGGAACGATGGACGATTACATCAGGGCCTTCGACGTTCGCGACGGCAAGAAGCTCTGGGAGGATCGGCTTCCAGCCGGCGGTCAGTCGACGCCGATGGCGTACGAGGCCGGGGGCAAGCAATATGTCGTCACGGTGGACGGCGGCCACGGCTCGTTCGGCACCAAGCTCGGCGACTACGTCCGCGCCTATGCGCTGCCGAATTGA
- a CDS encoding SDR family oxidoreductase, with the protein MQSLDAVSSFATLSRVTDDVWIVDDQPISAAGLELPIRMVVLRLSNGDLVLHSPVRYSPALHHELERLGAIKYLLAPNIGHWMFLADWQRALPRARTFAARSLSQRRQVRAAGIRIDRELGDVTPEEWSADFQTVAVNAPMFCEIELFDKRSRTLVLTDLVQNLDPDHLSPANEAAASLLGISGPDGKAPVYLRLLLRLGGRAVRAAAERLLSLAPERVIFAHGDWFQTDGTARLRQSLRWLVSAEAAGEQGRMTGTRVVITGASSGIGRATALAFARKGASVILAARRGDTLTVLARECEALGGRALAVPTDVTDAAAVQRLAKQAEDAFGGIDVWINNAGTGVFGAYQNADIALHRRTIEVNLLGTMHGAHAVLPIFLRQRRGILINNISLGGWAPTPFAAAYTASKFGLRGFTASLRQELRAHPGIHVCGVFPAIVDTPGFVHGANMSGRTLDPGPLLYQPDDVAETFVRMVRAPRDEVAVGWPARAGQVAYAMAPRVTENVLGAAFQFLLSRARPAKSTEGTMIEAGPQGRSVDGGWLARKQLPPAGVISTGLAALGIAACVAVAASRVLRTPRRPARMRRRRA; encoded by the coding sequence ATGCAAAGCCTCGACGCCGTTTCGTCGTTCGCCACCTTGTCCCGGGTGACAGACGATGTCTGGATTGTTGATGACCAGCCGATCAGTGCCGCCGGTCTGGAACTGCCCATCCGCATGGTCGTCCTCCGGCTGTCGAACGGTGATCTCGTGCTGCATTCGCCAGTGCGATATTCCCCAGCTCTGCATCACGAGTTGGAGCGGTTGGGGGCAATAAAATATCTGCTGGCGCCGAACATCGGCCACTGGATGTTCCTGGCCGACTGGCAACGGGCACTGCCGCGGGCAAGGACGTTCGCCGCCCGTAGTCTCTCCCAGCGCAGGCAGGTTCGCGCGGCGGGCATCCGCATCGACCGCGAGCTGGGCGATGTCACGCCTGAGGAATGGAGCGCTGATTTCCAGACCGTCGCGGTGAATGCCCCGATGTTCTGCGAGATCGAGCTGTTCGACAAGCGCAGCCGAACGCTGGTCCTCACAGATCTCGTGCAGAACCTCGATCCCGATCATCTCAGCCCTGCGAACGAGGCTGCGGCAAGTCTGCTCGGCATCTCCGGGCCGGACGGCAAGGCGCCGGTCTATCTTCGTCTCCTGCTGCGCCTCGGCGGCCGCGCGGTCCGGGCTGCGGCCGAGCGGCTTTTGAGTCTGGCGCCCGAGCGTGTGATTTTCGCGCATGGCGACTGGTTCCAGACGGATGGGACCGCGCGCTTGCGGCAATCGCTGCGCTGGCTGGTTTCCGCGGAGGCCGCGGGAGAGCAGGGCCGGATGACCGGCACGCGCGTCGTCATCACCGGCGCCTCAAGCGGCATCGGCCGTGCCACGGCGCTGGCGTTTGCCCGCAAAGGTGCAAGCGTGATCTTGGCGGCCCGCCGCGGCGACACCCTGACCGTCCTCGCGAGGGAATGCGAGGCGCTGGGCGGCCGCGCGCTCGCGGTGCCGACCGATGTCACGGATGCCGCGGCGGTGCAGCGATTGGCAAAGCAGGCCGAAGACGCCTTCGGCGGCATCGACGTCTGGATCAACAACGCCGGCACTGGCGTGTTCGGAGCGTACCAGAATGCGGATATCGCGCTTCATCGCCGGACGATCGAGGTCAATCTGCTCGGCACCATGCATGGCGCCCACGCGGTGCTGCCGATCTTCCTCCGCCAGAGGCGCGGCATACTGATCAACAACATTTCGCTGGGCGGTTGGGCGCCGACGCCGTTCGCCGCGGCCTATACGGCCAGCAAGTTCGGTCTGCGCGGCTTCACCGCAAGCCTGCGCCAGGAGCTCCGCGCGCATCCGGGCATCCACGTCTGCGGTGTCTTTCCCGCCATCGTCGATACGCCGGGCTTCGTCCACGGCGCCAACATGTCCGGGCGCACGCTTGATCCCGGTCCGCTGCTGTACCAGCCGGATGACGTCGCCGAAACATTCGTTCGCATGGTGCGCGCGCCGCGCGACGAGGTCGCCGTCGGCTGGCCTGCGCGTGCAGGTCAGGTCGCTTACGCGATGGCTCCGCGGGTTACCGAGAATGTCCTGGGCGCGGCCTTTCAGTTCCTGCTGTCCCGCGCGCGTCCTGCAAAGAGCACCGAGGGCACCATGATCGAAGCCGGTCCGCAGGGCAGATCGGTCGATGGCGGCTGGCTGGCGCGCAAGCAACTTCCGCCCGCCGGCGTGATCAGCACGGGCCTCGCCGCGCTCGGGATTGCCGCTTGCGTTGCCGTCGCCGCCTCGCGGGTTCTTCGCACGCCCCGCAGGCCGGCGCGGATGAGGCGGCGGCGGGCGTGA
- a CDS encoding FAD binding domain-containing protein, with translation MINFQYSRASDVADAILLLTAHPGAKLIAGGTNLIDLMKENVEVPSRLIDVSRLPLRKIEETPDGGLRIGALVPNSDLAYHPLIEQRYPLLASAILAGASAQLRNMASVGGNLMQRTRCAYFYDTATPCNKRAPGSGCSAIDGLNRNHAILGTSVSCIATNPSDMSVALAALGALVHIAGPSGERTMALTDFHRLPGDTPHVDTNLEVGEIITAIELPPRGFGRNYSYLKIRDRLSYAFALVSVAAALELDGNAIREARVALGGVAHKPWRSLEAETALRGHAATLEHFSRAADLLLQGARAHAHNGFKIELARRAIVRTLTQAASATPQSQAHKKIA, from the coding sequence ATGATCAATTTCCAATATTCCCGCGCCAGCGACGTCGCCGATGCGATCCTCCTGCTCACCGCCCATCCCGGCGCCAAGCTCATCGCCGGCGGCACGAACCTGATCGACCTGATGAAGGAGAATGTCGAAGTGCCGTCCCGGCTGATCGACGTTTCGCGCCTGCCGCTCCGCAAGATCGAGGAGACACCCGACGGTGGCCTGCGCATCGGCGCCTTGGTGCCGAACTCGGACCTTGCCTACCATCCGCTGATCGAGCAGCGCTACCCGTTGCTCGCCAGCGCCATCCTGGCCGGCGCCTCGGCACAACTGCGCAACATGGCCTCCGTCGGCGGCAATCTGATGCAGAGAACGCGTTGCGCCTACTTCTATGACACGGCGACGCCCTGCAACAAGCGAGCTCCCGGCAGCGGCTGCTCGGCGATCGACGGCCTAAACCGCAACCATGCGATCCTCGGCACAAGCGTCTCCTGCATCGCCACCAATCCGTCGGACATGAGCGTGGCGTTGGCCGCGCTCGGCGCGCTCGTGCACATCGCAGGTCCATCCGGCGAACGCACTATGGCGCTGACCGATTTCCATCGGCTCCCTGGCGACACGCCGCATGTCGATACCAATCTCGAGGTCGGCGAGATCATCACGGCGATCGAACTGCCGCCGCGCGGCTTTGGCCGCAACTACAGCTACCTGAAGATCCGCGACCGGCTGTCCTATGCCTTCGCCCTGGTCTCGGTCGCGGCTGCGCTCGAACTGGACGGCAACGCGATCAGAGAGGCGCGTGTCGCGCTCGGCGGCGTGGCCCACAAACCCTGGCGCAGCCTTGAGGCCGAAACGGCATTGCGCGGCCATGCGGCAACGCTGGAACATTTCTCTCGCGCTGCGGACCTCCTGCTGCAGGGGGCAAGAGCCCATGCGCATAATGGCTTCAAAATCGAGCTCGCGCGCCGCGCCATCGTCCGGACGTTGACGCAGGCCGCAAGCGCCACACCGCAATCGCAGGCCCACAAGAAGATCGCGTGA
- a CDS encoding (2Fe-2S)-binding protein — protein MADAANQIPDRIPINLIVNGNRRTLDLVPWTTLLDALREHLALTGTKKGCDHGQCGACTVLVDGRRVNSCLTLAVMKDGAEITTIEGLARDGALHPLQQAFIDHDAFQCGYCTPGQICSATGLLAEGRAKDSDEIRELMSGNLCRCGAYPNIIAAIQQAMGRP, from the coding sequence ATGGCCGATGCCGCAAATCAAATTCCCGACCGCATTCCGATCAACCTTATCGTCAATGGTAACAGGCGCACGCTTGACCTCGTGCCCTGGACCACACTCCTCGACGCTCTGCGCGAACATCTCGCGCTGACTGGGACCAAGAAAGGTTGTGATCACGGCCAATGCGGCGCCTGCACCGTTCTGGTCGACGGCCGACGGGTCAATTCCTGCCTGACGCTCGCCGTCATGAAGGACGGCGCGGAGATCACGACAATCGAGGGACTTGCCCGGGATGGCGCGCTGCATCCCCTGCAACAGGCCTTCATCGATCACGACGCCTTCCAGTGCGGCTATTGCACGCCCGGACAGATTTGTTCCGCGACCGGACTCCTGGCCGAAGGCCGCGCCAAAGATTCTGACGAGATCCGGGAGCTGATGAGCGGCAATCTTTGCCGCTGCGGTGCCTATCCGAACATCATCGCTGCCATCCAGCAGGCAATGGGGCGGCCATGA